A stretch of the Flavobacterium sp. 5 genome encodes the following:
- a CDS encoding nitronate monooxygenase family protein — MWNSTKITQLLGIDYPILQGPMGAGFFTTALLASVSNAGGLGSFGAYTLSPEEILEADKKIKEATNKPYNINLWVNDVDAALVNYPPEKLERIKQLFKPYFDELGVPLPDLSTDIPSKFEKQVEALFEIKPAVFSFIFGIPSKEILNESRRLGIKTVGAATTLDEALALEEAKVDAIVAAGFEAGGHRPSFLRPAQDSFTGLFTLLQQIKAKTNTPIIAAGGIADAKGIVAALTLGADAVQIGTAFLATDESGATPLHRQMLFSDESNHTTISKSLTGRMGRMIHNRISQNIAFETEVLPFPLQTKLIAPLKVAALAQGKTEMISFWSGQNTSSLKYHSANELMHALITETGNLIV, encoded by the coding sequence ATGTGGAATTCAACTAAAATAACACAATTATTAGGCATAGATTATCCAATTTTACAAGGTCCGATGGGCGCTGGTTTTTTTACCACTGCCCTATTGGCTTCTGTTAGCAATGCTGGCGGGTTGGGTAGTTTTGGTGCCTATACTTTATCTCCTGAGGAAATTTTGGAAGCTGATAAAAAGATAAAGGAAGCAACGAACAAACCTTATAATATTAATTTATGGGTTAATGATGTCGATGCAGCTTTAGTCAATTATCCTCCTGAAAAATTAGAGAGAATCAAACAGCTCTTTAAACCTTACTTTGATGAATTAGGGGTTCCATTGCCAGATTTATCTACTGATATTCCATCAAAATTTGAAAAGCAAGTTGAAGCTTTATTCGAAATTAAACCTGCAGTTTTTAGTTTCATCTTCGGGATTCCTTCCAAAGAAATCCTTAACGAAAGCAGAAGATTAGGTATAAAAACAGTTGGAGCAGCAACAACTTTAGACGAAGCTCTTGCCCTTGAAGAAGCCAAAGTTGATGCCATTGTTGCAGCAGGATTTGAAGCTGGCGGACACAGACCTTCTTTTTTAAGACCTGCGCAGGATTCTTTTACCGGATTATTTACTCTTTTACAGCAAATAAAAGCAAAAACAAATACTCCAATTATTGCTGCCGGTGGTATTGCAGATGCAAAAGGTATTGTTGCTGCTTTGACTTTAGGTGCTGATGCCGTTCAGATTGGGACAGCATTTTTGGCTACAGATGAATCTGGTGCAACACCGCTTCACAGACAAATGTTATTCTCAGATGAATCTAATCATACTACAATTTCAAAATCGCTTACGGGAAGAATGGGCAGAATGATTCATAACCGAATATCTCAGAATATTGCTTTTGAAACAGAAGTTTTGCCTTTTCCATTACAGACAAAGTTAATAGCTCCTTTAAAAGTTGCTGCACTAGCACAAGGAAAAACCGAAATGATCAGTTTTTGGTCAGGACAAAATACAAGTTCTTTAAAATATCACAGTGCCAATGAGCTCATGCACGCATTAATTACTGAAACTGGAAACTTAATCGTATAG
- a CDS encoding rod shape-determining protein, with product MGAFNFMTAEIAIDLGTANTLIFHDGKIVVDSPSIVARDIRNGKIIAVGHEANLMQGKTHENIKTIRPLKDGVIADFDASEKMISWFIKNIPELKKSFFTPALRMVVCIPSGITEVEMRAVKESCERVNGKEVFLIHEPMAAAIGIGIDVMQPKGHLIVDIGGGTTEIAVIALGGINCDKSIKIAGDVFTSDILYYMRTHHNLYVGDASAEAIKIDVGAATEDLDDAPDDITVRGRDLLTGKPKEVLVSFREIAKALDKSIQRIEDAIMVTLSLTPPELAADIYNTGLYLAGGGAMLRGLDKRISQKTELPVYIAEDPLRAVVKGTGIVLKNIDKYKSLLMK from the coding sequence ATGGGTGCATTTAATTTTATGACGGCGGAAATAGCTATAGATTTAGGAACAGCAAATACTTTAATATTTCACGACGGAAAAATAGTAGTTGATAGTCCTTCAATTGTAGCCAGGGATATTAGAAACGGAAAAATTATTGCTGTGGGGCATGAGGCCAATTTGATGCAGGGTAAAACACATGAGAATATTAAAACAATCAGACCTCTTAAAGACGGAGTGATTGCCGATTTTGATGCATCAGAGAAAATGATCAGTTGGTTTATAAAAAACATACCGGAATTAAAGAAAAGTTTTTTTACTCCTGCACTTCGAATGGTGGTATGTATTCCAAGTGGAATTACCGAGGTAGAAATGAGAGCCGTAAAAGAATCGTGTGAACGTGTAAACGGTAAAGAAGTTTTTTTAATTCATGAGCCAATGGCTGCTGCTATTGGAATAGGTATAGATGTTATGCAGCCAAAAGGACATCTAATTGTTGATATTGGTGGAGGAACTACTGAAATTGCAGTTATTGCCCTTGGAGGAATAAATTGTGATAAATCAATAAAGATTGCAGGTGATGTTTTTACCAGTGACATTTTGTATTACATGCGAACACATCATAATTTATATGTTGGTGATGCATCTGCCGAGGCAATAAAAATCGATGTTGGTGCTGCAACGGAAGACCTTGACGATGCTCCAGATGATATCACTGTTCGTGGAAGAGATCTACTTACGGGAAAACCCAAAGAAGTCCTAGTTAGCTTTAGGGAAATTGCAAAAGCTTTGGATAAATCAATACAGAGAATTGAAGATGCGATTATGGTAACCCTTTCATTGACACCACCGGAACTGGCTGCCGACATTTATAATACGGGATTGTATCTCGCAGGAGGTGGAGCAATGCTTCGAGGTCTTGATAAAAGAATATCGCAGAAGACAGAATTACCAGTATATATTGCAGAAGATCCGTTAAGAGCTGTTGTAAAAGGTACTGGCATTGTCTTAAAAAATATAGACAAATATAAGAGCCTGTTGATGAAATAA
- a CDS encoding organic hydroperoxide resistance protein yields MENLNIPQPEKILYTGKTHTTGGREGSSRSSDDQLNIKLSSPGSSKPGTNPEQLFAAGWSACFIGAMGKAAGAMNIKLPAETAVDTEVDLALTAGEYSLQARLNISLPGLDPETAKELADKAHQTCPYSKATRGNIRVEINIL; encoded by the coding sequence ATGGAAAATTTAAACATCCCACAACCAGAAAAAATTCTTTATACAGGGAAAACACACACAACAGGAGGACGTGAAGGCTCTTCAAGAAGTTCTGATGATCAATTAAATATTAAACTGAGTTCTCCAGGCTCTTCAAAACCTGGGACAAATCCTGAACAATTATTTGCCGCTGGATGGTCTGCATGTTTCATAGGAGCAATGGGAAAGGCCGCAGGAGCAATGAACATAAAACTTCCTGCAGAAACTGCCGTAGATACCGAAGTAGATTTGGCTTTAACAGCCGGAGAATATTCATTACAGGCACGTTTGAATATCAGTCTTCCGGGATTAGATCCTGAAACCGCTAAAGAACTTGCAGATAAAGCACATCAAACCTGTCCTTATTCTAAAGCTACAAGAGGAAACATTCGTGTTGAAATTAATATTCTGTAA
- a CDS encoding SDR family NAD(P)-dependent oxidoreductase, translating to MKTVIVTGASTGIGKSIAQLFLEKGYNVVINSANLGNLESTYKELGHPNQLAMVHGDISLIATGKKLVETAVERFGSVDVLINNAGIFEPKSFLDVEEQDLDKFYNINLKGTFFTSQSAVKQMLQQSQGSIINIGTVLVDHAIDGFPATAPISSKGGIHAFTRQLATEFGKNNIRVNAIAPGIIRSPLQAKTGVDNADSLAGLHLLNRIGETSDVAQLAYYLAESNFVTGEIINLDGGHVAGHSIR from the coding sequence ATGAAAACAGTAATAGTAACCGGTGCATCTACCGGAATAGGAAAATCAATTGCTCAATTATTCTTAGAAAAAGGATATAATGTAGTCATCAATTCAGCTAATTTAGGTAATCTGGAAAGTACCTATAAAGAATTAGGGCATCCAAATCAATTAGCAATGGTTCATGGTGATATAAGTCTTATAGCGACTGGAAAGAAATTGGTTGAAACTGCCGTCGAACGTTTTGGAAGCGTAGATGTATTAATTAATAATGCAGGTATTTTTGAACCAAAATCGTTCTTAGATGTTGAAGAGCAAGATCTTGATAAGTTTTATAATATCAATCTTAAAGGGACTTTCTTTACCAGTCAATCGGCTGTAAAACAAATGTTGCAACAAAGTCAAGGTTCAATCATCAACATTGGAACTGTATTGGTAGATCATGCTATTGACGGGTTTCCTGCAACTGCACCAATTTCGAGTAAAGGTGGTATTCATGCCTTTACCAGACAGCTTGCCACCGAATTCGGAAAAAATAATATCCGAGTAAATGCCATTGCGCCGGGAATTATTAGAAGTCCGCTTCAAGCAAAAACAGGAGTTGATAATGCAGATTCATTAGCAGGTTTACATTTGCTAAATCGCATTGGAGAAACCAGCGATGTGGCTCAATTAGCTTATTATCTTGCCGAAAGTAATTTTGTTACTGGAGAAATTATTAATTTAGATGGCGGGCACGTTGCGGGCCACAGTATTAGATAA
- a CDS encoding Crp/Fnr family transcriptional regulator → MEAKTILKEHVSKIATLTDAEFDYFFSHFKPETFKKGQAIITEGQDVDKEYFVLSGCLKTFFLNDELKMYILQFAMPTWWASDYLALYNKTKATVNVDCISDVEILSLANSDREKVCAEMHQIEHFFRWRTNRGYVATQKRLLSFMNNDTKTRYEELLALYPALYNMVPKHLIASYLGVSRETLSRLYNASK, encoded by the coding sequence ATGGAAGCCAAAACAATCTTAAAAGAGCATGTCTCAAAAATTGCAACTTTAACCGATGCGGAATTTGATTATTTCTTTTCGCATTTTAAGCCAGAAACTTTTAAGAAAGGACAAGCTATTATTACCGAAGGTCAAGATGTTGATAAAGAATACTTTGTTCTTTCGGGCTGTTTAAAAACCTTCTTTTTAAATGATGAGCTCAAAATGTATATTTTACAATTTGCTATGCCAACTTGGTGGGCATCCGATTATTTGGCTCTTTATAATAAAACAAAAGCAACGGTTAATGTCGATTGCATTTCAGATGTAGAAATACTTTCTCTTGCTAATAGCGACCGCGAAAAAGTTTGTGCCGAAATGCATCAAATCGAACATTTCTTCAGATGGAGAACAAACAGAGGTTATGTTGCTACTCAAAAAAGACTGCTTTCTTTTATGAATAACGATACTAAAACCAGATACGAAGAACTCCTCGCACTCTACCCTGCTCTTTATAATATGGTTCCTAAACATTTAATTGCTTCTTATCTTGGAGTTTCAAGAGAAACTTTAAGCCGATTATACAACGCTTCAAAATAG
- a CDS encoding YceI family protein, whose protein sequence is METQNFKIANAQSSVNWIGKKVTGQHNGTINIEEGNFTIVNGDLVAGNVVIDTTSIVILDVTDPATNQQFAGHLASDDFFSTEKFKTAFLDITSVAKQNEVNYFVEGNLTIKAITHPIGFNLKVNTSEDELSASGKIIIDRTKYDMKFRSGNFFTNLGDTLIYNEFELDVNLTAKLA, encoded by the coding sequence ATGGAAACTCAAAATTTTAAAATTGCAAACGCACAAAGTAGTGTAAACTGGATCGGTAAAAAAGTAACTGGTCAACACAATGGAACTATTAACATTGAAGAAGGTAACTTCACTATAGTTAACGGTGATCTTGTAGCTGGAAATGTAGTTATCGACACTACTTCTATCGTAATTCTGGACGTTACAGATCCAGCAACCAACCAACAATTTGCAGGACATTTAGCTTCTGATGATTTTTTCTCTACCGAAAAATTTAAAACAGCATTTTTAGACATTACTTCAGTTGCGAAACAAAATGAAGTGAATTATTTTGTTGAAGGTAACTTGACAATTAAAGCAATCACGCATCCTATTGGTTTCAACTTAAAAGTAAATACCAGCGAAGATGAACTTAGTGCTTCTGGTAAAATTATCATTGACCGTACCAAATATGACATGAAATTCCGTTCTGGAAATTTCTTCACCAATCTTGGAGATACTTTAATCTACAATGAATTTGAACTTGATGTAAACCTTACAGCTAAACTAGCTTAA
- a CDS encoding 4-oxalocrotonate tautomerase family protein codes for MPYVKIEVTREGVTREQKQQLIAGITALITDVLDKDPNLTHVVIQEIELDDWGFAGEQVSVLREKGITAQKK; via the coding sequence ATGCCATACGTAAAAATAGAAGTTACACGCGAAGGCGTTACTAGAGAACAAAAGCAACAACTTATTGCAGGAATCACAGCACTTATTACCGATGTATTAGACAAAGATCCCAATCTTACTCATGTTGTAATTCAGGAAATTGAATTAGACGATTGGGGTTTTGCAGGTGAACAAGTTTCGGTATTGCGTGAAAAAGGAATTACTGCTCAAAAAAAATAA
- a CDS encoding thioredoxin family protein, whose amino-acid sequence MRKIKLIFVFISFLFLTRMTVYSQNNIDKKAVKGFALLELYTSEGCSSCPPSDELLGKLQSEYKEDNVYILAFHVDYWDRQGWKDIFSNADYTKRQYEYAKYLGKEPIYTPQLIVNGTTEYIGSQETVVRNAIKVALAKPSIVDLSLEATLLDTKLNVSYNVNKASKNNRLVLAVVQKSAKSNVKRGENANRVLSHFQIVRQLHSVALTGNIKGIVSMSLLKDFNTKEFEIIGFVQNMNFGTILGAKRVTIN is encoded by the coding sequence ATGAGAAAAATAAAACTAATTTTCGTTTTTATAAGCTTTCTATTTCTAACCAGAATGACAGTTTATAGTCAAAATAATATAGATAAAAAAGCCGTAAAAGGTTTTGCTCTTTTAGAATTATATACTTCCGAAGGCTGTTCAAGTTGTCCTCCCTCAGATGAATTATTGGGAAAACTACAAAGTGAATACAAAGAAGACAATGTCTATATTTTAGCTTTCCATGTAGATTACTGGGATAGACAAGGTTGGAAAGATATTTTCAGTAACGCTGATTATACCAAAAGACAATATGAATATGCTAAATATCTAGGCAAAGAGCCAATTTATACACCACAGCTAATCGTTAACGGAACAACTGAATATATCGGTTCGCAGGAAACTGTTGTGAGAAATGCAATTAAAGTTGCTCTTGCGAAACCCTCAATTGTAGATTTATCTTTGGAAGCAACTCTGTTAGATACTAAATTGAATGTGAGTTACAATGTAAATAAAGCGTCAAAAAATAATCGTTTGGTATTGGCCGTTGTACAAAAATCGGCTAAAAGCAATGTAAAAAGAGGCGAGAATGCCAATCGAGTTTTATCACATTTTCAAATTGTACGTCAATTACATAGTGTTGCATTAACTGGAAATATTAAAGGGATTGTTTCGATGTCTTTATTAAAAGATTTCAATACCAAAGAGTTTGAAATAATAGGATTTGTACAAAATATGAATTTTGGTACTATTTTGGGAGCTAAAAGAGTTACTATTAATTAG
- a CDS encoding TetR/AcrR family transcriptional regulator: MSKAERTRQFIIETSAPIINKKGMAGTSLTDIMEATKLAKGGIYGNFENKEEICTESFLYLRAQLAKQLDSALLKGKSAEERLFNLLKVYSNLENMDEGCPIMNFGLEADDTNPIIREHVKKAIFSAQKRFYTIVEDGIKNNQLSPEFDAEQFSIKAFAMIEGAILLTKVIGSDTQMKIILEGIKDEFKRYVL, translated from the coding sequence ATGAGTAAAGCAGAACGTACAAGACAGTTTATTATAGAAACATCGGCACCGATTATCAATAAAAAAGGTATGGCTGGAACTTCTCTTACCGATATTATGGAAGCTACCAAACTAGCGAAAGGCGGTATTTATGGAAACTTCGAGAACAAAGAAGAAATTTGTACAGAGTCTTTTTTATACTTAAGAGCACAATTGGCAAAGCAATTAGATTCCGCATTATTAAAAGGTAAATCGGCTGAAGAAAGGCTTTTTAATTTACTGAAAGTATATAGTAATTTAGAGAATATGGATGAAGGCTGTCCTATAATGAATTTTGGACTTGAAGCTGATGACACCAATCCAATAATAAGAGAACATGTAAAAAAGGCTATTTTTTCTGCTCAAAAAAGGTTTTATACCATTGTTGAAGATGGAATTAAGAACAACCAATTATCTCCAGAGTTTGATGCAGAGCAATTTAGTATTAAAGCATTTGCAATGATCGAAGGCGCTATTTTACTAACGAAAGTTATCGGAAGTGATACCCAAATGAAGATTATTCTAGAAGGAATAAAAGATGAATTTAAAAGATATGTACTCTAA
- a CDS encoding sensor histidine kinase → MEKLKRFQVSQRVIWGSSIALAILASIPKLFDPFITIPDIIINSSITLMFSIFIWYYNIYSLPKFTSQRTNTSLFNWKLLLSVIMGILVMVILVVVHQELFQVSKMDAPIMFELRGVLINLIVYMFLHLLFQNYQTQQMGMELERTHALNLGAQYELLKQQVNPHFLFNSLNTLKSMVDMQDPQSSDFILKLSDFYRFTLESRKLDLIPLREELQILDSYVYLLKARFEDGFVLINEVDSKQYESVIPPFTLQLLIENCIKHNVVSLDKPLRIQLYTENDFLVVENKIQLKRGVLSTGVGLDNINQRFMHLMHAEIEIDKNETTFKVKIPMKYDYHNN, encoded by the coding sequence ATGGAAAAACTAAAACGCTTTCAAGTTTCTCAACGAGTTATCTGGGGAAGTTCTATAGCATTGGCAATCCTTGCTTCGATTCCAAAATTATTTGATCCTTTTATTACTATTCCCGACATCATTATAAACTCTTCGATTACATTGATGTTTTCTATTTTTATCTGGTATTATAACATTTACAGTCTTCCAAAATTTACTTCACAACGCACGAATACTAGTTTATTCAATTGGAAACTTTTATTGAGTGTTATAATGGGAATTCTTGTAATGGTTATTCTTGTAGTCGTGCACCAGGAACTTTTTCAGGTTTCAAAAATGGATGCTCCAATAATGTTTGAATTGCGAGGTGTTTTAATCAATTTGATAGTCTATATGTTTTTGCATTTGCTTTTTCAAAACTATCAAACTCAGCAAATGGGAATGGAGTTGGAGCGCACTCATGCTCTAAATCTTGGCGCACAATATGAACTTTTGAAACAACAGGTTAATCCGCATTTTTTATTTAATAGTTTGAATACGCTGAAATCGATGGTGGACATGCAGGATCCACAGAGTTCTGATTTTATTTTGAAATTATCAGACTTTTATCGTTTTACACTCGAAAGTAGAAAACTGGATTTAATACCGCTTCGAGAAGAACTTCAGATTTTGGATTCTTATGTTTATTTATTGAAGGCTCGTTTTGAAGATGGATTTGTACTAATAAATGAAGTAGATTCGAAACAATACGAATCGGTTATTCCGCCATTTACGTTACAGTTATTGATTGAAAACTGTATCAAACACAATGTAGTTTCTCTGGATAAACCTTTACGAATTCAATTATATACTGAAAATGATTTCTTAGTGGTTGAAAATAAGATCCAACTGAAAAGGGGAGTACTATCTACCGGTGTTGGACTTGATAATATCAATCAGCGCTTTATGCATTTGATGCATGCAGAAATTGAAATTGATAAAAACGAAACTACTTTTAAAGTAAAAATACCAATGAAATATGACTATCATAATAATTGA
- a CDS encoding LytTR family DNA-binding domain-containing protein: MTIIIIEDEVKTAKALGQLILSIRPDAQILSYIQSIDGAVSYLLENDQPDLIFMDIQLADGLCFEIFKNVEVLSPVIFCTAFDEYAIEAFKSNGIDYVLKPFSRESIAQAIKKAGELKNFFQRNKKAMPDFDYLLTRTGENKGKSSFLVFKNNKYQTVLTENIALFYIKNETPTIMTFDKNEYQITQSLDEVHKLLSPIQFFRINRQYLVNFTAIREAEHYFSRKLIIKLTIPTEEKLLIGKEKATAFLSWLENR; encoded by the coding sequence ATGACTATCATAATAATTGAGGACGAAGTAAAAACGGCCAAAGCCCTTGGTCAATTAATTTTGAGTATCAGACCCGATGCTCAAATTTTGTCGTATATACAAAGTATTGATGGAGCTGTGAGTTATCTTTTAGAAAATGATCAACCCGATCTTATCTTTATGGATATTCAATTGGCAGATGGCTTGTGCTTTGAGATTTTTAAAAATGTGGAAGTTCTTTCGCCAGTCATTTTCTGCACTGCTTTTGATGAATATGCTATTGAAGCTTTCAAATCTAATGGAATCGATTATGTCTTAAAGCCATTTTCTAGAGAAAGTATTGCACAGGCAATTAAGAAGGCAGGAGAATTGAAGAATTTCTTTCAAAGGAATAAAAAAGCAATGCCAGATTTTGATTATTTATTGACACGTACAGGCGAGAATAAAGGGAAAAGTAGTTTTTTAGTTTTTAAAAACAACAAATACCAAACAGTCCTTACAGAGAATATTGCGCTTTTCTACATAAAGAATGAAACGCCAACGATTATGACTTTTGATAAAAATGAATATCAAATAACACAATCATTAGACGAAGTTCATAAACTTTTATCACCCATACAATTCTTTAGAATCAACAGACAATACTTAGTGAATTTTACAGCAATTAGAGAAGCGGAACATTATTTTTCACGCAAGCTAATCATCAAATTAACCATTCCAACAGAAGAGAAATTACTAATCGGAAAAGAAAAGGCAACTGCTTTTTTAAGTTGGTTAGAAAATAGATAA
- a CDS encoding DoxX family protein, translated as MNTKTTKIIYWTGIALTSLWFGTSGLFELTNNPIVWQITQQLGYPAHFIYLLGVFKVAGVITLLIPNKLLRLKEWVFAGVFFDIIFAFVSKLAVLDFTAGIDAIIAFVMVTVTYAMFRKLYTATYSPVTLN; from the coding sequence ATGAACACAAAAACAACAAAAATTATTTACTGGACTGGAATCGCATTAACCTCTTTATGGTTTGGTACAAGCGGATTATTTGAATTGACCAACAACCCAATTGTTTGGCAAATTACTCAGCAATTAGGGTATCCTGCACATTTTATTTATTTGCTTGGCGTATTTAAAGTAGCCGGAGTTATCACTTTATTAATCCCGAATAAATTGCTTCGATTAAAAGAATGGGTATTTGCAGGAGTCTTTTTTGATATCATTTTTGCATTTGTTTCGAAACTTGCTGTACTGGATTTTACCGCAGGTATAGATGCAATCATTGCCTTTGTAATGGTAACTGTAACATATGCGATGTTCCGTAAATTATATACAGCAACTTACAGTCCTGTTACATTGAATTAA
- a CDS encoding nuclear transport factor 2 family protein, translating into MDNFSTNTALITALLMNYFNGVYTGDVTQLRSVFHPQTLLAGDINGQSYFKTLDQYLEGVKNRKSPKELGEEFKMKIISLEIINNTAVAKTQVPILGYNYYDQLSLAIVDGKWIIVNKLLTNVNQ; encoded by the coding sequence ATGGACAATTTTAGTACCAATACAGCTCTTATCACAGCTTTACTTATGAATTACTTCAATGGAGTATACACAGGTGATGTTACGCAATTAAGAAGTGTTTTTCATCCGCAGACTTTACTTGCGGGTGATATTAACGGACAGTCTTATTTTAAAACCCTAGATCAATATCTGGAAGGAGTAAAAAACCGCAAAAGTCCGAAGGAACTTGGAGAAGAGTTTAAAATGAAAATTATTTCATTGGAAATCATCAATAATACAGCTGTTGCTAAAACACAGGTTCCGATATTGGGATACAATTATTATGATCAGCTTAGCCTTGCTATTGTTGATGGCAAATGGATTATTGTAAACAAATTGCTAACGAATGTAAATCAGTAA
- a CDS encoding alpha/beta fold hydrolase — MKTIAKIQNNIINMIAIKTVLIAVLFFTITQITAQSENQKAKEITVSSSLGTLKQINAGLLNVGYTEAGPSNGQPVILLHGWPYDIHSYNEVVPILVSKGYRVITPYLRGFGTTRFLSKDTFRNGQQAALAKDIMDFMDALKIDKAIIGGFDWGARTAVVMAALWPERLQGLVSVSGYLVVNLEANLKPLPPKAELGWWYQYYFATERGKLGYTQNTYEFNKQIWKLASPLWNFDKATYDQTAQSFDNSDHVAIVIHNYRWRQSLEAGESKYDSLEKRLASRPAITVPTITIASDFDGANADGKAYADKYIGKYEHRVLNGIGHNVPQEDPKAFAKAIIDVAAFAKEK, encoded by the coding sequence ATGAAAACAATAGCAAAAATCCAAAACAATATCATCAACATGATAGCAATTAAAACAGTTTTAATAGCAGTTTTATTTTTCACAATAACACAAATTACTGCACAATCAGAAAATCAAAAAGCAAAAGAGATAACAGTAAGCTCTTCTCTTGGAACATTAAAGCAAATTAATGCTGGATTATTAAATGTTGGTTACACCGAAGCGGGACCTTCAAACGGGCAACCAGTTATTTTACTTCACGGCTGGCCTTATGATATTCACAGTTATAATGAGGTGGTTCCAATTTTAGTTTCTAAAGGATATAGAGTAATTACTCCTTATTTAAGAGGATTTGGTACTACTCGTTTTCTTTCAAAAGATACTTTTAGAAATGGGCAACAGGCTGCATTAGCAAAAGACATTATGGATTTTATGGATGCGCTTAAAATTGACAAAGCCATTATAGGTGGTTTTGATTGGGGTGCAAGAACAGCAGTGGTTATGGCTGCACTTTGGCCAGAACGTTTGCAGGGATTGGTTTCCGTAAGTGGATATTTGGTTGTAAATCTTGAAGCAAATTTAAAACCGCTTCCGCCTAAAGCTGAATTAGGATGGTGGTATCAATATTATTTTGCTACAGAAAGAGGAAAATTAGGCTACACTCAAAATACTTATGAATTCAATAAACAAATCTGGAAATTGGCTTCTCCGTTATGGAATTTTGACAAAGCTACTTACGATCAAACGGCACAATCATTTGATAATTCAGACCACGTAGCAATTGTAATTCATAATTACAGATGGCGTCAATCACTTGAAGCAGGCGAATCTAAATATGATAGCTTAGAAAAACGTTTAGCATCACGACCAGCAATCACAGTTCCGACTATCACTATCGCAAGTGATTTTGATGGCGCTAATGCAGATGGAAAAGCTTATGCTGATAAATACATCGGTAAATACGAGCATCGAGTTTTAAATGGCATCGGGCATAATGTACCGCAAGAAGACCCAAAAGCCTTCGCTAAGGCAATTATCGATGTAGCTGCTTTTGCTAAAGAAAAATAA
- a CDS encoding SDR family NAD(P)-dependent oxidoreductase gives MSKVIFITGATKGFGRIWAEAFLKRGDRVVATGRNAEALQDLKKSYGDLVLPIQLDVNDRNASFEAVSKAKEHFGRIDVLINNAGYGLFGAVEETSEEEARNQMETNFFGVLWLSQAVLPIMREQKSGHIIQVSSFLGLVTLPVLGLYNASKFAVEGLSETLASEVKGFGINVSLVEPNGYTTDWSGESAFQTQSIEAYNPVKAGFSEAVSTPGIFGKPEATASVILKLVDNPNPPLRLLLGSFAYPTVKKVYEERLESFSDWKSVSDEAHGE, from the coding sequence ATGTCAAAAGTAATTTTTATAACAGGAGCCACAAAAGGATTTGGAAGAATCTGGGCAGAAGCATTTTTAAAACGTGGAGATAGAGTAGTAGCAACTGGCAGAAATGCCGAAGCGTTGCAAGATCTTAAAAAAAGCTACGGAGATTTGGTCTTGCCAATTCAATTAGATGTAAATGATCGAAACGCTTCTTTTGAAGCAGTAAGCAAAGCAAAAGAACATTTCGGAAGAATCGATGTATTAATCAATAATGCTGGATATGGTTTATTTGGCGCGGTTGAAGAAACATCTGAAGAAGAAGCTAGAAATCAAATGGAAACTAATTTCTTTGGCGTTCTTTGGTTATCACAAGCAGTATTGCCAATTATGAGAGAACAAAAAAGCGGTCACATTATCCAGGTATCAAGCTTTTTAGGTTTAGTAACTCTTCCGGTTTTAGGACTTTACAACGCTTCTAAATTTGCCGTGGAAGGTTTGAGTGAAACATTGGCTTCGGAAGTTAAAGGCTTTGGAATTAACGTTTCATTAGTTGAACCTAACGGCTATACAACAGATTGGTCAGGAGAATCAGCTTTTCAAACTCAAAGTATTGAAGCTTATAATCCTGTAAAAGCAGGTTTTAGCGAAGCAGTTTCGACTCCGGGTATCTTTGGAAAACCTGAAGCTACAGCTTCAGTTATCCTTAAATTGGTAGACAATCCTAATCCGCCTTTGCGATTGCTATTAGGTTCATTCGCATATCCAACAGTTAAAAAAGTGTACGAAGAACGTTTGGAAAGCTTTTCAGATTGGAAATCTGTTTCTGACGAAGCACATGGAGAATAA